In a single window of the Acipenser ruthenus chromosome 8, fAciRut3.2 maternal haplotype, whole genome shotgun sequence genome:
- the LOC131737749 gene encoding uncharacterized protein LOC131737749 produces the protein MDPTTLSAILEALDRGREAEERRREERYTALIERVGMGMTSAATGPVLVAPKARAQKMTVEDDPEAYLVAFERLATTAAWPREYWASQLGPCLIGEAQAAYRAMTDDDAAQYDLVKQAILRRLNIMGETHRVRFREFRRPPNTRPRVVAQQLCDHMAQWLNPSQKTGIQMGEAIVMEQFCHVVGAETQAWVRRHNPTTLEQAVALAENYEDSLVSARTTLLDCPPLPPLPKDRRRTLFPDPGPSDHRPPYNGGRGWPPAGVEWFPLPRCHTSSGTNMYRLYPLPHPSVLGASSRDTLPDTARRPWSATWLHVTWRLRQVGNGEMVGRARVWLMLYWGM, from the coding sequence atggacccaaccactttgtcggcgatcctggaggcgttggacagagggagggaggctgaggaacggaggagggaggagagatacacggctcttatcgagagggttgggatggggatgacgtcagcgGCGACGGGCCCCGTGCTggttgccccgaaggcccgggcccagaaaatgacagtggaggatgacccggaggcctacCTTGTAGCCTTTGAACGGTTGGCTACCAccgcagcatggccccgggagtactgggcgagccaactcggtccctgcttgatcggggaagcacaggcagcgtaccgggccatgactgacgacgatgccgcccagtatgacctggttaagcaggctatcctccgccgtctcaATATCATGGGGGAGACTCATCGGGTCAGATTCCGGGAGTTCCGGCGACCCCccaacacccggcccagggtggtagcccagcaattatgcgaccacatggcgcaatggctgaaccccagtcagaaaaccgggattcagatgggggaggccattgtgatggaacaattctgccatgtggtcggggctgaGACGCAGGCATGGGTACGCCGGCATAACCCCACGACGCTGGAACAGGCCGTGGCGTTAGCTGAAAATTACGAGGACTCTCTGGTGTCCGCTCGAACCACCCTGCTGGACTGCCCCCCCCTCCCTCCGCTGCCAAAGGACCGCCGTCGAACCCTTTTCCCGGACCCAGGGCCGTCAGATCACCGGCCCCCTTAcaatggaggcagaggttggcccccagctggggtagaatggttccccctgccccgctgtcataccagcagcgggacaaatatgtaccgcctttaccctctgccccacccgtctgttttaggtgccagcagtcgggacacattgccagatactgcccggcggccatggagtgcgacgtggctgcatgtcacctggcgtctgagacaggtaggaaatggggaaatggtcgggagggcccgtgtatggttgatgttgtattggggaatgtga